Proteins encoded by one window of Pseudomonas sp. LS44:
- the sufC gene encoding Fe-S cluster assembly ATPase SufC codes for MLEIRNLHANVEGREILRGITLRIGAGEVHAIMGPNGSGKSTLAQVLAGHEAYEVSGEVLYEGRDLLAMAAEERAVAGIFLAFQYPVEIPGVGNLYFLRTALNAVRRQRGLEELDALDFLTLAKERMALVEMDQSFMSRAVNEGFSGGEKKRNEIFQMMILEPKLAILDETDSGLDIDALRTVAAGVNALRREDRALLVITHYQRLLDYIVPDHVHVMANGQIVQSGDKTLAVELEKHGYAGFEQGPTTGARP; via the coding sequence ATGCTCGAGATCAGGAATCTGCACGCCAATGTCGAGGGCCGCGAGATCCTTCGGGGCATCACTTTGAGGATTGGCGCCGGCGAGGTGCACGCGATCATGGGGCCGAACGGCTCGGGCAAGAGCACCCTGGCCCAGGTGCTGGCGGGCCATGAGGCCTACGAGGTCAGCGGCGAGGTGCTTTATGAGGGCCGGGATCTGCTCGCCATGGCGGCGGAAGAGCGCGCGGTCGCCGGCATCTTCCTGGCGTTCCAGTACCCGGTGGAGATTCCCGGCGTCGGCAACCTCTACTTCCTGCGCACGGCCCTCAACGCGGTGCGCAGGCAGCGCGGGCTCGAGGAGCTCGACGCGCTGGACTTCCTCACGCTGGCCAAGGAGCGCATGGCGCTGGTCGAGATGGACCAGAGCTTCATGAGCCGCGCGGTCAACGAAGGCTTCTCCGGTGGCGAGAAGAAGCGCAACGAGATCTTCCAGATGATGATCCTGGAACCCAAGCTGGCCATCCTCGATGAAACCGACTCGGGCCTGGACATAGATGCGCTGCGCACCGTCGCCGCTGGCGTCAACGCGCTGCGGCGTGAAGACCGCGCGCTGCTGGTGATCACCCACTACCAGCGCCTGCTCGACTACATAGTGCCGGACCATGTGCATGTCATGGCCAACGGCCAGATCGTGCAGTCCGGCGACAAGACGCTGGCCGTTGAGCTCGAGAAGCACGGCTATGCCGGCTTCGAGCAGGGGCCGACAACCGGAGCCAGGCCATGA
- a CDS encoding metalloregulator ArsR/SmtB family transcription factor, giving the protein MEMEAAMRVASKNAEAPGSGRDRVLFLLKRDGPQATAQVAQQLGVTAMAVRQHLSVLYGEGLVEFSDEQRKIGRPARIWRLTPKANARFPDHHAGLAVEMLQVVQSTFGEEGLERLTDGWTRKQVAAYRAQMPRQDLPLDQRVAALVRIRCEEGFMAECRPAQDGTIELVENHCAIAKAAHFCPRLCGGELTLFREVLGDAVTVERVEHFLAGDRRCTYRILANPSAS; this is encoded by the coding sequence ATGGAAATGGAAGCAGCGATGCGCGTGGCCAGCAAGAATGCCGAGGCGCCCGGCTCCGGTCGGGATCGGGTCCTTTTCCTGCTCAAGCGGGACGGCCCCCAGGCCACGGCGCAGGTCGCACAGCAACTAGGCGTGACGGCCATGGCCGTGCGCCAGCACCTTTCCGTCCTCTACGGCGAGGGTTTGGTCGAGTTCAGCGATGAGCAGCGCAAGATTGGCCGCCCCGCGCGCATCTGGCGGCTGACGCCGAAGGCCAATGCGCGTTTCCCTGATCACCACGCGGGGCTGGCGGTCGAGATGCTGCAGGTGGTGCAGAGCACCTTCGGTGAAGAAGGCCTGGAACGCCTGACCGACGGCTGGACACGCAAGCAAGTGGCCGCCTATCGCGCGCAGATGCCCCGCCAGGACCTGCCGCTCGACCAGCGGGTGGCCGCCCTGGTCAGGATTCGCTGCGAGGAAGGTTTCATGGCCGAGTGCCGGCCGGCTCAGGACGGGACCATCGAACTGGTGGAAAACCATTGTGCGATCGCCAAGGCCGCGCACTTTTGCCCCCGGCTCTGCGGCGGCGAGCTGACGCTGTTTCGCGAGGTGCTCGGCGACGCCGTCACCGTCGAACGCGTCGAGCACTTCCTCGCCGGCGACCGCCGCTGCACGTACCGCATTCTCGCGAACCCGAGCGCCAGCTAG
- the sufB gene encoding Fe-S cluster assembly protein SufB has translation MSTDNAKIRELSSRAYKYGFVSDLESDAAPRGLNEDIIRLISAKKNEPQWLLDWRLKAYRHWLTMREPSWQNVHYAPIDYQDIIYYSAPKPKTPGPKSLDEVDPELRTMFGKLGISLAEQERLTGVAVDAVVDSVSVATTFKQKLAEVGVIFCSFSEAVQNHPDLVRKYLGSVVPYSDNFFATLNSAVFSDGSFCYVPKGVRCPMELSTYFRINAADTGQFERTLIVAEDDAYVSYLEGCTAPMRDKNQLHAAVVELIALDDAQIKYATVQNWYPGDAEGRGGIYNFVTKRGKCAGRNSKISWTQVETGSAITWKYPGVILQGDDSVGEFYSVALTTNHQQADTGTKMIHIGRNTRSTILSKGISAGHGQNTYRGLVKIQKGAAGARNHTQCDSLLLGSQCGAHTFPYLEVKNPSARVEHEASTSKISEEQLFYCRQRGIREEDAVPMIVNGFCREVFKELPMEFAVEAQKLLGVSLEGCVG, from the coding sequence ATGAGCACTGATAATGCGAAGATCCGCGAACTCAGCAGTCGAGCGTATAAGTACGGCTTCGTCTCCGACCTGGAGAGCGACGCCGCCCCGCGCGGGCTCAACGAGGACATCATCCGCCTGATCTCGGCCAAGAAGAACGAGCCGCAGTGGCTGCTCGACTGGCGCCTGAAGGCCTACCGTCACTGGCTGACCATGCGCGAGCCGAGCTGGCAGAACGTCCACTACGCCCCCATCGACTACCAGGACATCATCTATTACTCGGCGCCCAAGCCGAAAACCCCGGGGCCCAAGAGCCTCGACGAGGTCGACCCCGAACTGCGCACGATGTTCGGCAAGCTCGGCATCTCGCTCGCCGAGCAGGAGCGCCTGACCGGCGTGGCGGTGGACGCCGTGGTCGACTCGGTATCGGTGGCGACGACCTTCAAGCAAAAGCTGGCCGAGGTCGGCGTGATCTTCTGCTCCTTCTCCGAGGCCGTGCAGAACCACCCGGATTTGGTGCGTAAATACCTGGGTTCGGTCGTCCCCTACAGCGACAACTTCTTCGCCACACTGAACTCGGCGGTGTTTTCCGACGGCTCCTTCTGCTACGTGCCCAAGGGGGTGCGCTGCCCGATGGAGCTGTCGACCTACTTCCGCATCAACGCCGCGGACACCGGCCAGTTCGAGCGCACGCTGATAGTCGCCGAGGACGACGCCTACGTGAGCTACCTCGAGGGCTGCACCGCGCCGATGCGCGACAAGAATCAGCTGCACGCGGCGGTGGTCGAACTGATCGCGCTGGATGATGCGCAGATCAAGTACGCCACGGTGCAGAACTGGTACCCGGGCGACGCCGAAGGGCGCGGCGGCATCTACAACTTCGTCACCAAGCGCGGCAAGTGCGCCGGCAGAAACTCGAAGATCTCCTGGACCCAGGTCGAGACCGGCTCGGCCATCACCTGGAAGTATCCGGGCGTGATCCTCCAGGGCGACGACTCGGTCGGCGAGTTCTACTCGGTCGCCCTGACCACCAACCACCAGCAGGCGGACACCGGCACCAAGATGATTCACATCGGGCGGAACACACGCAGTACCATCCTCTCCAAGGGGATCTCCGCCGGCCATGGGCAGAACACTTACCGCGGCCTGGTGAAGATCCAGAAGGGGGCGGCCGGCGCCCGCAACCATACCCAGTGCGACTCCCTGCTGCTGGGCAGCCAGTGTGGCGCGCACACCTTCCCCTATCTCGAGGTGAAGAACCCCAGCGCTCGGGTCGAGCACGAGGCCTCCACCTCGAAGATCAGCGAGGAACAGCTGTTCTACTGCCGGCAGCGTGGCATCCGCGAGGAAGATGCGGTGCCGATGATCGTCAATGGCTTCTGCCGCGAGGTGTTCAAGGAACTGCCGATGGAGTTCGCGGTAGAAGCCCAGAAACTGCTGGGCGTGAGCCTGGAGGGTTGCGTCGGCTGA
- the potE gene encoding putrescine-ornithine antiporter, translating to MAESSKKMSLAGLTTLVAVNMMGSGIIMLPTSMAQLGAVSLLSWVITAIGSMAIAYSFAQCGIYCPRSGGLSAYTEEAHSKSGFFLCSYLYFLSLAIANVAVAISAVGYMTAFIPWLGSDAIPLFVGTVSLIWLTIVANFGGPSITGKIGAISVWGVIIPVAGLSLIGWFWFKPEVFVAAWNPNQLPIAEAVGQTIPLTLWAFLGMESAAQASDAVENPKRNVPLACLFGTLGAAVVYVLSTTVIQGIIPNPELANSSAPFALVYAQMFNPTVGNIIMVLAVIACIGSLLGWQFTLAQTAKMTADEGMFPKIFGRLTAMQAPVLGMLVCGVLQTVMALSTISPNASAQFGKLVSLAAVTNLIPYVTALTGLLVIMYKVGVGPTIYIRNSLILMVALAYSFYALYSCGKDAVFGGTLVLAIGYLFYGSIAKFFVTTPPPRLADAGGIRL from the coding sequence ATGGCTGAATCAAGCAAGAAGATGAGCCTCGCCGGGCTGACCACCCTGGTGGCGGTGAACATGATGGGCTCAGGCATCATCATGCTGCCGACCAGCATGGCCCAGCTCGGCGCGGTGTCGCTGCTGTCGTGGGTGATCACCGCGATCGGCTCGATGGCGATCGCCTACAGCTTCGCCCAGTGCGGCATCTACTGCCCACGCTCGGGCGGCCTGTCGGCCTACACCGAAGAGGCGCATTCGAAGTCGGGCTTCTTCCTCTGCTCGTACCTGTACTTCCTGTCGCTGGCCATCGCCAACGTCGCCGTGGCGATATCAGCGGTGGGCTACATGACTGCCTTCATTCCCTGGCTGGGCAGCGACGCGATCCCGCTGTTCGTCGGCACGGTGAGTCTGATCTGGCTGACCATCGTCGCCAACTTCGGCGGGCCGAGCATCACCGGCAAGATCGGCGCGATCAGCGTCTGGGGGGTGATCATACCGGTGGCCGGGCTCAGCCTGATCGGCTGGTTCTGGTTCAAGCCGGAGGTGTTCGTCGCGGCGTGGAACCCCAACCAGCTGCCCATCGCCGAAGCCGTCGGGCAGACCATCCCGCTGACGCTGTGGGCGTTCCTCGGCATGGAATCGGCGGCGCAGGCCTCCGATGCGGTGGAGAATCCCAAGCGCAACGTGCCGCTCGCCTGCCTGTTCGGCACCCTTGGTGCGGCGGTGGTCTACGTGCTGTCGACCACCGTCATCCAGGGCATCATCCCCAACCCCGAGCTGGCCAACTCTTCGGCGCCGTTCGCGCTGGTCTATGCGCAGATGTTCAACCCTACGGTCGGCAACATCATCATGGTGCTGGCGGTGATCGCCTGCATCGGTTCGCTGCTCGGCTGGCAGTTCACCCTGGCGCAGACCGCCAAGATGACTGCCGATGAGGGCATGTTCCCGAAAATCTTCGGCCGCCTCACCGCCATGCAGGCGCCGGTGCTCGGCATGCTCGTCTGCGGCGTGCTGCAGACCGTTATGGCGCTATCGACCATCTCACCCAACGCCAGCGCGCAGTTCGGCAAGCTGGTCAGCCTGGCCGCGGTGACCAACCTGATTCCCTACGTGACCGCCCTCACCGGCCTGCTGGTGATCATGTACAAGGTCGGCGTCGGCCCGACGATCTACATCCGCAACAGCCTGATCCTGATGGTGGCGCTGGCCTACTCGTTCTACGCCCTGTACTCCTGCGGCAAGGACGCGGTGTTCGGCGGCACCCTGGTGCTGGCCATCGGTTACCTGTTCTACGGCTCGATCGCCAAGTTCTTCGTCACCACACCGCCACCCAGGCTGGCGGACGCCGGAGGGATCCGCCTATGA
- a CDS encoding Rieske 2Fe-2S domain-containing protein — MSEFVRVARVGDIKPGSGKTVYLGATPVALFNVACQYFAIHNSCPHEDGPLGEGTLCGCVVTCPVHAYEFDVTNGECLTESAYRVEQFEVRVEGDDILLRPSAEA; from the coding sequence ATGAGTGAATTCGTCAGGGTCGCCCGCGTGGGCGACATTAAGCCGGGTAGCGGCAAGACCGTGTACCTGGGGGCTACGCCCGTCGCGCTGTTCAACGTCGCCTGCCAGTACTTCGCCATTCACAATAGCTGCCCGCACGAGGACGGCCCGCTGGGCGAAGGCACGCTCTGCGGCTGCGTGGTGACCTGCCCCGTGCACGCCTACGAGTTCGACGTGACCAACGGCGAATGCCTGACGGAATCGGCCTATCGGGTCGAGCAGTTCGAAGTGCGGGTGGAGGGCGACGACATCTTGCTGCGGCCCTCGGCGGAGGCCTGA